The region GACCCGCATCCCGCTTGGGGAGGAGGGGGATGAACTGATTGAACGCGTGATCCGCCCGGCCTTCATGGACTATCTGCAGCTTTACCTCAACCTCGTGGCCGAAGCGGAACCCGTGTCTGACGACCGTGCGGAATTGCTCCTTTCAGGCCAAAAGCGCTACACCGCGTATCGCGCCGAGAAGGATCCAGCCCGCGGCATGTTGACGCGGTTCTACGGGAGCGAGTGGACAGAGTCGTACATCCATGGCGTGCTGTTCGATCTCGAGGACGCCGCTTAACTCCCTTGTCGTACCAAGGGAGTTAAGCATTATGAACAGCCGTCGAAGCGCCCGCCTGGGCTTGGCGAGAATCGCATGGTCGGGATGGAGGCAATAGCCTTCGACCATCCCAATTGTCTGAGATTCCCCTCCAGACGTAGTTCAAAGGAACAACAACCATGTTCGACGCCTTCACCAAGGTTGTCGCCCAGGCCGATGCCCGGGGACAATTCATCAGCACCAGCGAGATCGATGCCCTCGCTGCCATGGTTTCTGACAGCAACAAGCGTCTGGATGCCGTGAATCGCATCTCCAGCAACGCTTCCACCATCGTTGCTTCGGCTGCCCGTCAGCTGTTCGCTCAGCAGCCTTCACTGATCGCCCCCGGCGGCAACGCTTACACCTCCCGTCGCATGGCTGCTTGCCTGCGCGACATGGAGATCATTCTTCGCTACGTCACCTACTCCGCATTCACCGGCGACGCTTCCGTGATGGAAGACCGCTGCCTGAACGGCCTGCGTGAGACCTACCTGGCCCTCGGCACTCCCGGTGCTTCCGTTGCCGCCGGCGTGAACCTGATGAAGGACACTGCCCTGGCCATCGTCAACGACAAAGCTGGTATTTCCGCTGGCGACTGCGCTTCCCTGAGCAGCGAAATCGGCACCTACTTCGACCGCGCCGCCGCCTCCGTCGCCTGATCGACGCGTTAATCCGACGTCTTTCACTTCTCCCATCAACCAATGAAAACCCCACTTACCGAAGCTGTTGCTGCAGCTGATTCCCAGGGCCGTTTCCTGAGCAACACCGAAGTTCAGGCCGCTTCCGGTCGCTTCAACCGTGCCA is a window of Synechococcus sp. A15-24 DNA encoding:
- a CDS encoding phycocyanin subunit beta is translated as MFDAFTKVVAQADARGQFISTSEIDALAAMVSDSNKRLDAVNRISSNASTIVASAARQLFAQQPSLIAPGGNAYTSRRMAACLRDMEIILRYVTYSAFTGDASVMEDRCLNGLRETYLALGTPGASVAAGVNLMKDTALAIVNDKAGISAGDCASLSSEIGTYFDRAAASVA